The window GCGGGAGCGCGCGCTGCTCCCGCGAGGGGACGAGGAAGTTCCCGCGGTGTTTGACGAAGATGTAGCGGAGGATGCCGTTGTTGACCCGTTGGCGGATGGCCGGCGTTTCGGCGACGACGTCGGCGGCGTTCATCGCCTCGCGGACCTCCTCGAAGGTGGAGATGCCCTGCTGGAGGCTCGGGAAATGGAGGCTGGCGACGCCCTCGTCGGTGGATTCGACGTGGCGGCGGACCGTCCGGATGTTGCCCTCGTCGTCGCGGTTGGCCGCGGCCATCTTCTGAGCGTGGCCGATGGCGCCGTGGTCGTTGGCTTCCCCGACGAGGCTCTCGATGTCCTCGGGAACGACGCCGCTGTTGTCGCCGAGGTTGTCGCCGACGCCCTCGACGTCGCCGACCAGACGGGTGCTGAACAGTTTCTTGACCATGCTGTCGTGGTCGTTGTCGCCGTACCAGCGGCCGAGGCGCTGCTGGAGGTGGCTGACGTGCTTCGTCGTCCCGCCGGCGAAGGGGCCGTCCTCGATGGTGACGTACTCCTCGGTGGCCTGGTTGCCCCGGAAGCCGGCGTCGAAGCCCATGAACAGTTTGGCGGCCTCCGGCACGTCGGCGTCCTCGGGAATGCCGTCGACTTCGTCGGCGCGTTCGGCGGGCATCCCTTTGCCGATAAAGCCCGTTCGCCGCTCGGCGACCGTTCCGGGGAAGGCAACCGCGTCGATGCCGTTGGCCGTCTCGCCGTCGCCGAAGAGGGCTTCTTCGGCCTCCAGCACGACGTCCGCGCGGTCGGAGGCCACCTGCAGGAGAGCGTCCTGCGTGTCGAAATCGGGGCTTTCGAAATCCGAGAGCGCGCGCGGTTCGGGGAGGTCGACGCCCTCGGGGGCGGCCCCGTAGCGCTGGAAGTAGGCCGGCGAGTAGCCGATGGAGTAGAGCAGGCCGGCCGACGAGCGCTCGTAGGCCCGGTCGAGGACCGAAAGCGCCTCGTCGACGGCCGCTCGCGTCTCGTCGCTCGGTTCGCCCGACTCGTCGAGGTCGATATAGAGGAAGGCGTGGTGCTGCGGCAGGACTGGGTTGCCGTGCTCGTCGGTGGCCATCGCATCCCGCCACGCGTGCTGGCGGGCGGGGAGGGTCGAGGGGTCGTCGACGCCCTCGGGGACCGGCTCGTCGGTTATATCGAGGCAGGCCGAAAGTCCCGCGGTGCCGCCGACTGCAACGGCGGCCTTCAGGAAGCGTCGGCGGGTCGGCGTGTACCGACGTGTCATTGGTCGAAGTTGGTCGCCGAGGAGGATGGGCGTTTTGGTCCGCGAACGGCTTACCCGTACCGGGCGGCGTGGGCTTCACAGAACGGCGAACCCTGCAATTGCGCCGCGAGCAGTTCCGGCTGTCGGTGGGCGTTATACAGCCGGCAATCGGAGTCCTCGCAGAACGCCTCGCCGGTTTCGAGGTAGTGGTAGGCAGCCAGCACGGCGCCTTTCAGGGCGTCGGTCGTTCGGGGGTCGTCGGCGACGAGGAAGTCCCCCTCGACTTCGTTTTCGAGGACCTCCCGCGGCGGCGCGTCG of the Natronomonas halophila genome contains:
- a CDS encoding DUF7405 family protein, translated to MTRRYTPTRRRFLKAAVAVGGTAGLSACLDITDEPVPEGVDDPSTLPARQHAWRDAMATDEHGNPVLPQHHAFLYIDLDESGEPSDETRAAVDEALSVLDRAYERSSAGLLYSIGYSPAYFQRYGAAPEGVDLPEPRALSDFESPDFDTQDALLQVASDRADVVLEAEEALFGDGETANGIDAVAFPGTVAERRTGFIGKGMPAERADEVDGIPEDADVPEAAKLFMGFDAGFRGNQATEEYVTIEDGPFAGGTTKHVSHLQQRLGRWYGDNDHDSMVKKLFSTRLVGDVEGVGDNLGDNSGVVPEDIESLVGEANDHGAIGHAQKMAAANRDDEGNIRTVRRHVESTDEGVASLHFPSLQQGISTFEEVREAMNAADVVAETPAIRQRVNNGILRYIFVKHRGNFLVPSREQRALPRPDGSV